A genomic window from Gossypium hirsutum isolate 1008001.06 chromosome D10, Gossypium_hirsutum_v2.1, whole genome shotgun sequence includes:
- the LOC107913900 gene encoding cytochrome c-type biogenesis CcmH-like mitochondrial protein, which translates to MENKDDETKKSQVVEARARNISHNVRCTECGSQSIEDSQADIAILLRKLIRDEIQSGKSDKEIYKKLEEEYGETVLYAPKFDLQTAALWLSPLLVAGAAAGVWGYKKHRQKTNVHIMALNLVRGVPLTPKEKETMLDLLIPPPQGLTPSSLWSRWRGR; encoded by the exons atggaAAACAAAGATGATGAGACGAAGAAATCACAAGTTGTGGAGGCCAGGGCAAGAAATATCAGCCACAATGTGCGATGTACCGAGTGTGGGAGTCAGTCCATTGAAGATTCACAAGCGGATATTGCAATTCTCCTCAGAAAG TTAATCCGCGATGAGATTCAATCTGGAAAGAGTGACAAAGAGATTTACAAAAAGCTTGAAGAAGAGTATGGAGAGACAGTACTTTATGCCCCTAAGTTCGACCTGCAGACTGCAGCCTTGTGGCTATCACCA CTTCTTGTTGCAGGTGCTGCTGCAGGGGTGTGGGGTTACAAAAAGCACAGGCAAAAGACGAACGTTCATATCATGGCGTTGAACCTTGTTAGAGGTGTTCCATTGACCCCAAAGGAGAAAGAAACTATGCTAGACCTCCTCATACCTCCCCCACAAGGACTTACACCTTCTTCCTTGTGGAGCCGGTGGCGAGGTCGATGA